The proteins below are encoded in one region of Gemmatimonadota bacterium:
- a CDS encoding M23 family metallopeptidase, producing the protein MKTLHIILAAAMLPMLGQALRCAPVNAQAVPAVIEAVTIHPPVAARFQCSEHPLGAEDHVPDALGADCVVVRRDGGPDGKLLSLYTGDGARNEDWHGWREPLLAPFDAVVIVIHINPESTVPGVRGSGRSSFIGFQQLVDGQPTDVYVAYAHVREVTVSPGDTVRAGDPVARIGNNGSSFHPHVHVGAFRGELMPEDAMPRQEDAVPLQVRMDLAALGRLRGTAGK; encoded by the coding sequence ATGAAGACGCTCCACATCATCCTTGCGGCCGCGATGCTGCCAATGCTCGGTCAGGCGCTGCGCTGCGCGCCAGTGAATGCGCAGGCCGTTCCGGCCGTAATCGAGGCGGTGACCATCCACCCGCCCGTCGCGGCGCGGTTCCAGTGCTCCGAACATCCGCTCGGCGCGGAGGACCACGTCCCCGACGCGCTCGGCGCCGACTGCGTCGTGGTGCGGCGGGACGGCGGACCGGACGGCAAGCTGCTGTCGCTTTACACGGGAGACGGAGCCCGCAACGAGGATTGGCACGGCTGGCGCGAGCCGCTGCTGGCACCCTTCGACGCGGTCGTCATCGTAATCCATATCAATCCCGAATCCACGGTTCCCGGCGTCCGGGGCTCGGGCCGTTCGAGCTTCATCGGGTTTCAACAGCTGGTCGACGGCCAACCCACGGATGTCTATGTCGCATACGCCCATGTCCGCGAGGTGACCGTATCCCCGGGTGACACCGTGCGGGCAGGCGACCCGGTCGCCCGCATCGGGAACAACGGTTCGTCGTTCCACCCCCACGTGCACGTCGGCGCATTCCGCGGCGAATTGATGCCGGAAGACGCTATGCCTCGTCAAGAAGACGCTGTGCCTCTTCAAGTGCGAATGGACCTGGCCGCTCTGGGACGGCTCCGAGGGACGGCGGGCAAATGA
- a CDS encoding solute:sodium symporter family transporter: MTSFQPLDIAAFIGFLALVVGVSLYASRGKHDAADYFLAGRNLPWWLIGFSLIASNISTEHFVGMAGRGYDIGLAIASYEWMAAVTLVLVGLFFLPRFLQAGIYTIPEYLEFRYDLRTRTLMAAFILTAYVFVALATVLYSGALALESVFGIDRLAGIWLIGILAGAYTIYGGLKAVVWSDLIQGVALLLGGVLVTVLGFRAIGGVGPFLEASEGKLHSVLPWNHPEMPWLAVFIGGLWIPNIFYWGLNQFITQRTLAARSLADGQRGIFLAGFIKLAIPFIIVFPGIMAAQLFADQVTNPDQAYPVMMRELLPVGLTGAMFAALFGAVMSSLDSMLNSAATIFSMDLYKRHLRPEASSRRLMAVGRLTTGTLVLVGCLWAPLVARAGSVFEYIQMFWGFISPGIVAAFLFGIFVPRTPPVAAFGGMILGIPVYGLLLWRLPQVAFLHHMAITFLVICGFMAFLTLRLGLDEPRRLPRAVDGVNLTPAPGARWWAAAVIGGAAALYAIFW; encoded by the coding sequence ATGACTTCCTTTCAGCCCCTCGACATCGCCGCCTTCATCGGGTTCCTCGCGCTTGTCGTGGGCGTCTCCCTCTACGCGTCACGCGGGAAACACGACGCCGCCGACTACTTCCTCGCCGGACGCAACCTGCCGTGGTGGTTGATCGGCTTCTCGCTGATCGCTTCCAACATATCGACGGAGCACTTCGTGGGAATGGCGGGCCGCGGATACGACATCGGCCTCGCAATCGCCAGCTACGAATGGATGGCCGCGGTCACACTGGTTCTGGTGGGGCTCTTCTTCCTACCACGCTTCCTGCAGGCCGGCATCTACACGATCCCCGAATACCTGGAGTTCCGCTACGACCTGCGCACGCGGACTCTCATGGCCGCGTTCATCCTGACGGCGTACGTGTTCGTGGCGCTGGCGACGGTGCTTTACTCCGGCGCGCTCGCGCTGGAGTCCGTCTTCGGGATCGACAGGTTGGCCGGAATCTGGCTGATCGGGATCCTCGCCGGGGCGTACACGATCTACGGCGGGCTCAAGGCCGTGGTCTGGTCCGACCTGATCCAGGGCGTGGCGCTGCTGCTGGGCGGCGTCCTGGTGACGGTTCTGGGTTTCCGGGCGATCGGAGGCGTCGGACCGTTTCTCGAGGCCTCGGAAGGCAAGCTGCACTCCGTCCTGCCCTGGAACCACCCGGAGATGCCGTGGCTGGCAGTCTTCATCGGCGGCCTCTGGATACCAAACATCTTTTACTGGGGACTGAACCAGTTCATCACCCAGCGGACACTCGCCGCACGCAGCTTGGCCGACGGCCAGCGCGGCATCTTTCTCGCGGGTTTCATCAAGCTGGCGATCCCGTTCATCATCGTCTTCCCGGGAATCATGGCGGCCCAGCTCTTCGCTGACCAAGTGACCAATCCCGACCAGGCCTACCCGGTAATGATGCGCGAACTGCTGCCGGTTGGATTGACCGGCGCGATGTTCGCCGCGCTTTTCGGTGCGGTCATGAGCTCCTTGGACTCGATGCTCAATTCGGCGGCCACGATCTTCAGCATGGACCTTTACAAGCGCCACCTTCGGCCGGAAGCTTCGTCACGGCGGCTGATGGCCGTGGGACGGTTGACGACCGGTACGCTCGTGCTAGTGGGGTGCTTGTGGGCGCCGCTGGTCGCGCGGGCGGGAAGCGTCTTCGAATACATCCAGATGTTCTGGGGATTCATCTCGCCGGGGATCGTGGCGGCGTTCCTCTTCGGGATCTTCGTGCCGCGCACGCCGCCGGTTGCCGCTTTCGGGGGGATGATCCTGGGGATTCCCGTGTACGGGCTCCTCCTCTGGCGCCTGCCGCAAGTCGCCTTCCTGCACCATATGGCGATCACCTTCCTCGTGATCTGCGGTTTCATGGCGTTCCTTACGTTGCGCCTGGGCTTGGACGAGCCCCGCAGGCTGCCGAGAGCGGTGGACGGGGTGAATCTGACGCCGGCCCCGGGTGCGAGGTGGTGGGCTGCGGCGGTGATCGGGGGTGCGGCGGCGCTGTACGCGATCTTCTGGTAG
- a CDS encoding FAD-dependent oxidoreductase: protein MTAGKRDSKRRRVAIVGGGISGLGAAWGLHHHPDRFDFRLFEARDRVGGNAVTADMPQDGGGSIPFDISVTACIPSVYHHMVLLMERFGIELLDTRFSYSVKYQGRIYAHDLESDLRDQLQEEITKFQRLLKRLHRWGWLTRARSKFVNALNPYNYVSMGTLLNVAGFSGDFRYKVLKPMFVNFLMATNVFDMPASLFARYLEFFDIESATPMRTWDQGTRRIYEHMTAGFRDRVHLGRPVRKVYRHRSHVVVEDGNGARESFDEVIFACNANQTLMILDRTTLLERCILSSVRYESELHNHAIVHHDASVLPDNDARPLSTRSNHIEQYGSRPDNYEITYIMHNQQPWAGKSDKPCLVTYNPITPIDEGKIVDRWWFQHVVHDVRQVALLVPLFSLIQGRRRSWHCGAHTLVNSQETCFVSGLAAATQLGADYPFEDPEARRVFDYYGRILHGLRFRKAKTMSRSAG, encoded by the coding sequence ATGACGGCGGGCAAGCGAGACTCGAAGCGTCGGCGCGTCGCCATCGTGGGCGGCGGAATATCCGGGCTTGGAGCGGCCTGGGGACTCCATCACCATCCTGACAGGTTCGACTTCCGGTTGTTCGAAGCCCGCGACCGCGTGGGCGGAAACGCCGTCACGGCCGACATGCCGCAGGACGGCGGCGGCTCCATCCCCTTCGACATCTCCGTCACGGCGTGCATCCCGTCCGTGTATCATCACATGGTTCTGCTCATGGAGCGGTTCGGCATCGAACTCTTGGATACCCGGTTCAGCTACAGCGTGAAGTATCAGGGCCGCATCTACGCGCACGACCTCGAGTCCGACCTCCGGGATCAACTGCAAGAGGAGATCACGAAATTCCAGCGACTCCTGAAGCGCCTCCACCGCTGGGGATGGTTGACCCGAGCCCGATCCAAGTTCGTGAACGCGCTGAATCCGTATAATTACGTCAGCATGGGGACTCTTCTGAACGTGGCCGGGTTTTCCGGCGACTTCAGGTACAAGGTGCTGAAGCCGATGTTCGTCAACTTCCTGATGGCGACCAACGTGTTCGACATGCCCGCTTCTCTGTTCGCGCGCTACCTCGAGTTCTTCGACATCGAGTCGGCTACGCCCATGCGGACGTGGGACCAGGGCACCCGACGCATTTACGAGCACATGACCGCCGGCTTCCGGGACAGAGTCCACCTCGGTCGCCCGGTCCGCAAGGTCTACCGCCATCGGTCCCACGTCGTGGTGGAAGACGGGAACGGAGCGCGGGAGAGCTTCGACGAGGTGATCTTCGCGTGCAATGCGAACCAGACCTTGATGATTCTCGACCGGACCACGCTGCTGGAGCGCTGCATCCTGTCGTCGGTCCGTTACGAAAGCGAACTTCACAACCATGCCATTGTTCATCACGACGCCTCCGTCCTTCCCGACAATGATGCGAGGCCGCTTTCGACGCGGAGCAATCACATCGAGCAGTACGGCTCAAGGCCCGACAACTATGAAATCACATACATCATGCACAACCAGCAACCGTGGGCGGGAAAGTCGGACAAGCCCTGTCTGGTGACGTACAATCCGATCACGCCGATCGACGAGGGGAAGATCGTCGACAGGTGGTGGTTTCAACATGTGGTTCACGACGTGCGCCAGGTCGCGCTCCTGGTCCCGCTGTTCAGCCTGATCCAAGGCAGGCGGAGATCGTGGCACTGCGGCGCTCACACGCTTGTGAACAGTCAGGAGACCTGCTTCGTCAGCGGGCTCGCCGCCGCCACTCAGCTCGGTGCGGACTATCCCTTCGAAGATCCCGAGGCCCGCCGGGTATTCGACTACTATGGACGGATTCTTCACGGCCTGCGGTTCAGGAAGGCGAAGACGATGAGCCGGAGCGCCGGTTGA
- a CDS encoding Rieske 2Fe-2S domain-containing protein encodes MPTTAERNPPTRIDRLPLFPEGWFFVATRRSIEKRKLIERKWMGGEIVVWCDETGRVCVADAYCPHLGSHMGPKVGGLVRGGCIVCPFHGFAFDTSGSCVSTPNAPPPKAAKLKVYETREIMGLIFAWWGHEGRPPQWELPAEPRDGSKWSSALPRTLRFKGHPQETTENSVDVEHLEYTHGYDDVRPVEMRIEGPYLKSAFNFSATSRVAGIFDVVSHVSVVAHVHGLGYSFVEVHEKGSGIRSRMWVLATPIDGTFIDLTIVAQVHEIRKPGQFLKGLAFLPVNLRHKLMVRLALREEIRYVKQDVVIWEEKRYQSPPRLCRTDGPIGKYRLYCRQFYPGLRKNAAG; translated from the coding sequence ATGCCTACAACCGCAGAGAGGAATCCGCCGACCCGTATCGACAGGCTTCCTCTCTTCCCCGAGGGCTGGTTCTTCGTCGCGACCCGACGGTCCATCGAGAAGCGGAAGCTGATCGAACGGAAATGGATGGGTGGAGAGATCGTCGTCTGGTGCGACGAAACCGGCCGCGTTTGCGTGGCGGATGCTTACTGCCCGCACCTGGGCTCCCACATGGGTCCGAAGGTAGGCGGCCTCGTGCGAGGCGGATGTATCGTCTGTCCTTTCCACGGGTTCGCTTTCGACACCTCGGGCAGTTGCGTCTCCACTCCCAACGCTCCGCCGCCGAAGGCCGCCAAGCTCAAGGTTTACGAAACCAGAGAGATCATGGGCCTGATCTTCGCCTGGTGGGGCCACGAGGGACGACCTCCTCAGTGGGAGCTGCCGGCCGAGCCGAGAGACGGCTCGAAGTGGAGCTCGGCGCTGCCTCGCACCCTCCGCTTCAAGGGCCATCCTCAGGAGACGACGGAAAACTCCGTGGACGTCGAGCACCTCGAGTACACGCACGGATACGACGACGTAAGGCCGGTCGAGATGCGGATCGAGGGCCCCTACCTCAAGAGCGCCTTCAACTTCTCCGCCACATCGAGGGTGGCCGGTATCTTCGATGTCGTCTCCCACGTTTCGGTTGTCGCCCACGTCCATGGCCTGGGCTACTCTTTCGTCGAGGTCCACGAGAAAGGCAGCGGCATCCGCTCGCGCATGTGGGTGCTGGCGACGCCGATCGACGGCACCTTCATCGACCTGACGATCGTCGCCCAGGTGCACGAAATCCGCAAGCCCGGGCAGTTCCTCAAGGGTCTCGCCTTCCTCCCGGTGAACCTGCGCCACAAGCTGATGGTCCGTCTCGCCCTTAGGGAGGAGATCCGCTATGTAAAGCAGGACGTGGTCATCTGGGAAGAGAAGCGCTATCAATCTCCACCGCGTCTGTGCCGGACCGACGGCCCGATCGGCAAGTATCGTCTCTACTGCCGCCAGTTCTATCCGGGCCTGCGCAAGAACGCCGCGGGATGA
- a CDS encoding cytochrome P450, with protein sequence MRFSEELLLLLHSDDTGYFVPVPEWNMSCALAGGVLLDLSLEGRIDSDLESLILVDPTPTGDPLLDPTLAEIARDETVRTPRFWVERIAQRSDKISDESMNRLVNAGIFEADSGGFLSLSKKVTRTGRYPLVDGRTGEEIKGRIFRSLFDGEIPEPRDVAIIALVHSCGGFRAILDPDEFDEAKDLIELYAGMDLIARGIAVAIRSSYRPPSSMRSGRRRPMPEVGMWEMLSSKAFRSRNVPKFLAETFKELGPVYKLKFPGRELVALVGTDVNKWAAKKGRHHLRTRDYLQGFQAEWGTARSVASLDGADHFRMRRAMRAGCSSAVVKDRLAELFLIGRRTFERWGTGRVVPGEAACQGLIGEQIGRLFVSIERTEDLMEILDHLLKFEYRALLVHVHRLLPKFLLRTPRMRRYKKSVLELYDHIHASHTPGQREGERRDLVDDLMELHHADPQFMPETNLGFAFIAPMIAGHYLGSATAFSVYELLKRPRFREQIVAEADNLFAGGDPTAANLSPESIDAAHRFSMEVLRLHPVIPTHLRTTMNSFEVGNIEVPAYSELLVGYTATHYMEEFFPDPETFDIDRYLEPRDEHRQTGAYVPFGVGTHVCGGSGWTRLHMAANLLLMARHLDMELVPSNYRLKLSSFPKSSPGKSFKFRVKGHRHPLRPAQS encoded by the coding sequence ATGCGATTTTCCGAGGAGCTCCTCCTCCTGCTGCACAGCGACGACACCGGCTATTTCGTGCCCGTCCCTGAGTGGAACATGTCGTGTGCGCTGGCTGGGGGCGTGCTCCTCGACCTCTCCCTGGAAGGTCGAATCGACTCGGACCTTGAGTCGCTGATTCTGGTCGATCCGACCCCGACCGGAGATCCGCTTCTGGACCCCACGCTCGCCGAGATCGCCCGGGATGAAACCGTCCGTACTCCACGGTTCTGGGTGGAACGAATCGCACAGCGCTCGGACAAGATAAGCGACGAATCGATGAATCGGTTGGTGAACGCGGGTATTTTCGAGGCCGACTCCGGCGGATTCCTGTCCCTGTCCAAGAAGGTCACGCGGACCGGTCGTTACCCGTTGGTGGACGGCCGCACCGGAGAGGAGATCAAGGGCCGGATCTTCCGCTCGCTCTTCGACGGCGAGATTCCCGAGCCTCGCGACGTGGCCATCATCGCCCTCGTTCACTCCTGCGGCGGTTTCCGCGCCATACTCGATCCGGACGAATTCGACGAGGCTAAGGACCTCATCGAGCTCTACGCCGGAATGGACCTGATCGCGAGAGGAATCGCGGTCGCGATCCGGAGCTCGTACAGACCGCCGTCGAGCATGCGCTCCGGCAGACGCCGGCCCATGCCGGAGGTCGGCATGTGGGAAATGCTCTCCTCGAAGGCCTTTCGCTCGAGGAACGTGCCCAAATTCCTGGCGGAGACGTTCAAGGAGCTGGGGCCGGTATACAAGCTCAAGTTCCCCGGCCGTGAATTGGTGGCGCTGGTGGGTACCGATGTCAACAAATGGGCGGCCAAGAAGGGCCGCCACCACCTGAGGACCCGGGACTACCTCCAGGGTTTTCAAGCGGAGTGGGGAACCGCGCGGTCCGTCGCCAGCCTCGACGGAGCGGACCACTTCCGCATGCGCAGAGCCATGCGGGCCGGTTGCTCGAGCGCGGTGGTCAAGGATCGGCTGGCGGAGCTTTTCCTGATCGGCCGGCGCACCTTCGAGAGATGGGGAACCGGTCGGGTCGTACCTGGGGAGGCAGCCTGCCAGGGACTCATCGGAGAGCAGATAGGCCGACTCTTCGTGAGCATCGAACGTACGGAAGACCTCATGGAAATACTCGACCACCTGCTGAAGTTCGAGTATCGGGCTCTGCTGGTCCACGTGCACCGTTTGCTACCCAAATTCCTGCTTCGCACTCCAAGGATGCGGCGCTACAAGAAAAGCGTTCTGGAACTGTACGACCATATTCACGCCTCGCACACCCCGGGTCAGCGCGAGGGCGAACGTCGGGACCTGGTGGACGACCTCATGGAACTGCACCACGCCGACCCCCAGTTCATGCCCGAGACCAATCTGGGGTTCGCGTTCATCGCGCCCATGATCGCCGGTCACTACCTGGGGAGCGCGACGGCTTTCTCGGTTTACGAGCTCTTGAAGCGACCGCGCTTCCGTGAACAGATCGTCGCGGAGGCCGACAATTTGTTCGCAGGAGGAGATCCGACCGCTGCGAACCTCAGTCCGGAATCCATCGACGCGGCGCACCGTTTTTCCATGGAAGTGCTGCGGCTCCACCCGGTCATACCGACGCATCTCCGCACGACGATGAATTCCTTCGAGGTCGGGAACATCGAAGTTCCGGCATACAGCGAATTGCTGGTCGGATATACGGCGACACACTACATGGAGGAATTCTTCCCGGATCCCGAGACGTTCGATATCGACCGCTATCTCGAACCTCGCGACGAACACAGGCAGACCGGGGCTTACGTCCCCTTCGGCGTCGGCACGCACGTTTGCGGAGGATCGGGATGGACCCGCCTACACATGGCGGCCAATCTGCTGCTGATGGCCCGCCATCTCGATATGGAGTTGGTACCAAGCAATTATCGGCTCAAGCTCAGCTCGTTTCCGAAGTCGTCTCCCGGTAAGAGCTTCAAGTTCAGGGTGAAGGGACATCGGCATCCTCTGCGGCCTGCCCAGTCTTGA
- a CDS encoding deoxyribodipyrimidine photolyase produces MRVLNDIAPRPAAEYVLYWMTAARRTRWNYALQRACEYGRTLRLPVLVLEALRVDYPWASERFHRFVIDGMADNRARFEAHGVFYHPYVEPRAGDGQGLLEALATHAVVVVTDDYPAFFLPSMLRAAAERIRVRFEAVDSNGLVPMRAADGTFATAYAFRRHLQRTLPAHLSHLPLPDPLAVHSAGAPSLSAAIPSSVLARWPPADLTRRDSTIAALDIDRAVGPTDLPGGPDAASARLAGFVERRLAEYARDRNHPALDATSGLSPYLHFGHVSAHEIFHRVAMREGWEPTRIHPEAKGQRVGWWGMSEDAEAFLDQVVTWRELGFNRCQRVDRYDAYEALPPWARKTLREHAADPREWTYDRRALEEARTHDPLWNAAQNQLRREGRIHNYLRMLWGKKILEWSDRPRTALDTMIALNDKYALDGRDPNSYTGILWILGLHDRAWGPERQIFGKIRYMSSANTARKLRLGSYVEDYRSP; encoded by the coding sequence GTGAGGGTCCTGAACGACATCGCCCCCCGGCCCGCCGCCGAGTACGTTCTCTACTGGATGACCGCCGCCCGGCGCACCCGATGGAATTACGCGCTGCAACGAGCCTGCGAATACGGCCGGACATTGCGACTCCCGGTCCTCGTGCTGGAAGCCCTGCGGGTCGATTATCCTTGGGCGAGCGAACGTTTCCACCGCTTCGTCATCGACGGCATGGCCGACAACCGGGCGCGTTTCGAGGCGCACGGCGTCTTCTACCACCCATACGTCGAGCCTCGTGCCGGAGACGGGCAAGGGCTTCTCGAGGCGCTCGCGACACACGCCGTCGTCGTGGTCACCGACGACTATCCCGCGTTCTTCCTCCCGAGCATGCTTCGGGCTGCAGCGGAGCGTATTCGAGTCCGTTTCGAGGCGGTCGATTCCAACGGCCTCGTTCCCATGCGGGCCGCCGATGGGACCTTCGCCACCGCCTACGCGTTCCGGCGCCATCTGCAACGCACACTCCCCGCTCATCTCTCTCACCTCCCGCTCCCCGATCCTCTCGCCGTTCACTCGGCGGGCGCACCGTCGCTCTCAGCCGCGATCCCTTCCTCCGTCCTCGCCCGGTGGCCCCCTGCCGATCTGACCCGACGGGACTCGACGATCGCCGCTCTGGACATCGACCGCGCGGTCGGTCCCACCGATTTGCCGGGCGGTCCCGATGCCGCCTCGGCCCGTCTCGCCGGGTTCGTCGAACGCCGTCTTGCCGAATACGCGCGGGACCGGAACCACCCAGCGCTCGACGCGACCAGCGGACTCTCGCCCTACCTCCATTTCGGGCACGTTTCAGCCCATGAGATCTTCCACCGCGTCGCGATGCGGGAGGGCTGGGAACCGACTCGCATTCATCCCGAAGCGAAGGGACAACGCGTGGGCTGGTGGGGGATGAGCGAGGACGCGGAAGCCTTCCTCGACCAGGTGGTGACTTGGCGGGAACTCGGGTTCAACCGCTGTCAACGCGTCGATCGCTACGACGCCTACGAGGCCCTGCCGCCGTGGGCTAGGAAGACCCTTCGGGAACACGCCGCCGATCCACGCGAATGGACCTACGACCGCCGAGCCCTCGAAGAGGCCCGCACCCACGATCCTCTGTGGAACGCGGCGCAGAACCAGCTCCGCCGGGAAGGCCGCATCCACAACTACCTCAGGATGCTCTGGGGGAAGAAGATTCTGGAGTGGAGCGACCGCCCGCGGACTGCGCTCGACACCATGATCGCCCTGAACGACAAGTACGCGCTCGACGGACGCGATCCGAACTCATACACCGGAATCCTCTGGATCCTAGGTCTGCACGACCGGGCCTGGGGACCGGAGAGGCAGATCTTCGGCAAGATCCGGTACATGAGCTCGGCCAATACCGCACGCAAGCTACGTCTGGGGAGCTACGTGGAGGATTACCGTTCGCCGTAG
- a CDS encoding aminotransferase class I/II-fold pyridoxal phosphate-dependent enzyme — protein MEAMNAAWKYSNRYGYPDGDIHEKIAAHHGMDTDNIIMNSGSGETLRVAGITYLQPKEKVVGVEPTYLGVYRVASGIDAEAIARPLREDHTQDIDDLIRVTRRNYRDVGMVYLCNPNNPTGVIVPDDDVRRLLDGIPEDIPVLVDEAYHHFIRDPSYDSAVKYVEEGRKVVVTRTFSKIYGMAGLRLGYGIAPADMIAEMRAYATGTVNALVRWGGAAALEDRESEKWVRDTTIALREATMSELRDQGFEVIPSETNFFMVRTGRPASEVRDEFRRRDVAVGRDFPPMLDYLRVSIGTEEEMKRFMAGWHEIFPNGMTTSGVR, from the coding sequence ATGGAAGCGATGAACGCGGCCTGGAAATACTCGAACCGGTACGGCTATCCGGACGGCGACATCCACGAGAAGATCGCGGCGCACCACGGGATGGACACCGACAACATCATCATGAACTCCGGATCGGGCGAGACGCTCCGGGTGGCCGGGATCACCTATCTTCAGCCGAAGGAGAAGGTGGTCGGGGTCGAGCCCACCTACCTGGGCGTTTATCGCGTGGCGTCCGGGATCGACGCGGAAGCGATCGCACGCCCGCTTCGGGAGGACCACACCCAGGACATCGACGACCTGATCCGGGTCACGCGCCGCAACTACCGGGACGTCGGCATGGTCTATCTCTGCAACCCGAACAATCCGACCGGCGTGATCGTCCCCGACGACGACGTCCGCCGCCTCCTGGACGGCATCCCGGAGGACATCCCGGTGCTAGTCGACGAAGCCTACCACCACTTCATCCGCGATCCTTCCTACGACAGCGCGGTCAAGTACGTCGAGGAAGGCCGCAAGGTCGTTGTCACGCGCACCTTCTCCAAGATCTACGGCATGGCGGGCCTGCGACTGGGCTACGGCATCGCGCCGGCCGACATGATCGCCGAGATGCGGGCCTACGCCACCGGCACCGTCAACGCCCTCGTGCGCTGGGGCGGCGCGGCGGCGCTTGAGGACCGCGAGTCCGAGAAATGGGTCCGCGACACCACGATCGCGCTGCGCGAGGCGACGATGAGCGAGCTCCGCGACCAAGGTTTCGAGGTGATCCCGTCGGAAACCAATTTCTTCATGGTGCGCACCGGCCGCCCGGCGTCCGAGGTCAGAGACGAGTTCCGCAGGCGCGACGTGGCCGTGGGCCGCGACTTCCCGCCCATGCTGGACTACCTGCGGGTGTCGATCGGAACCGAGGAGGAGATGAAGCGGTTCATGGCGGGCTGGCACGAGATCTTCCCGAACGGGATGACGACGAGCGGAGTGCGGTAG